Sequence from the Halobaculum rubrum genome:
CCCGGATCGCATCCGTGAGGTGGTGGACTGCCGCGTCCGGACGGCCGATCTCTCGACGCCGACGGCGGTGCGTGAGCACGCCGCCGACGCGGACGCCGTGGTCGTGAACGTCGGCGTCTCCGTCAGCGCGGACGTGCTGGCGGACCTGGACCTGCGCGTGCTCGCCCGCGGGGCGGTGGGACTCGACGGGATCGACGTGCGGGCGGCCGCCGACCACGGCGTACAGGTGGTCCACGTGCCCGAGTACTGCCTCGAGGAGGTGGCCGACCACGCGGTCGGTCTGTTCACGTCGCTCGCGCGCGGCATCCCGGCGTACGCCGACCGTGCGGAGGCGGGCACGTGGGACTGGGACCCGCCGTACCCGATCGAGCGGCTCGCGGACTGCACGGTCGGCCTCGTCTCCTTCGGGCCGATCGCCCGTCGATTCGCCGACCGAGTCGCGCCGCTGGTCGACGAGGTGGTCGCGGCCGACCCGTACGTCGACGAGGACGTCCTCCGCGAGCACGGGGTGGAACGCGTCGACTTCGAGACGCTGTGCCGACGTGCGGACCACCTCTCGGTCCACGCGCCGCTGACCGAGGAGACGCGCGGGATGGTCGACGCGGACGTCCTGGACGCGCTCCCGCCACACGCGGTCGTCGTCAACACCGGCCGCGGGGGCGTCGTCGACGAGGTCGCTCTGGAGTCCGCGCTCGACGCCGGCGACGTCGCCGCCGCCGGCCTCGACGTGCTGGAGACGGAGCCGCCGGGCGAGGACCACCCGCTGTTCGGGCGCGAGGACGTCGTGGTCACGTCGCACGTCGGCTGGTACTCGGAGCAGGCGAAACGCGACCTGAACGAGTCGCTGGCGCGGGACATCCGCCGGGCGTTCCGCGACGAGGAGCCGCGTGGGCTCGTCGACCCCGACGCCGACTGGCTGTAACGGCGGGCCCCCGTCCGCTCAGCGATAGGTGTCGCGGACGGTCCGCGCGAGCAGGCCGTCCCGCTCGAAGGCGATGTAGACGGCGACGAACGCGCCGTCGGGTGGCCGGAGGACGAACACCTCGCGGGGGTCGTCGTCCAGGTCGTCGTTCACACGCTCGACCAGCGGCTCCAGCGGCGTCGTCCCCGACCGGAACTCCCCGAACAGGTCGCGCGCGCCGGCCTCGCTGAACACGTACAGCGCGCCGTTCGCCTCGCCGTCGGTGTCGCGCGTGACGCGCGAGCCCATGCCGTCGCCGGCGGCGCTGGCGTCGCGCCACGCGTCGCGGGCGGCCTCGAACATCGGCTCGGCGTCGTCGATGAAGCGGTAGCGGCTCTCGCGCTCGACCGTCAGCGACTCGACGCGCGCGAGCGGGGTGTCGTCGCCGCCCCCATCGCCCCCGGCCGCCGTGTCGGGCCACCGCAGCGTCGCGGTGACGACGTACCCGGGCTCCAGCGCCGCGACCGCGTCGGCGACGGCGTCGGCGGAGTCGTCGGCCGCGACCCGAACCGGCTCGAACCCCTCGTCGGGTTCCGGTCCGGGGCCGGGATCGGGGGTATCGAGGTCGACGAACACCAGCGTCCCCTCGGTTCGGTCGAGCACGCGGTAGCGACGGGGACCGAGGCTGTCGGTATCCGTCGCCGTGGAGCGCGCGTCGGAGTCGGGGTCGCCGCCGGCGCCGTGGTCAGTCGCGTCACTCGACGCGTCGCCGGGGTTCGATTCCGCGGCGCCGGTCGCGTCGTCGGCGGCCTCGGCCCAGTCGTCGTCGCCGGCCCACGGGTCGACGGCGTCGCGGTCGTCGTCGCGCTCGGTCATGGTCGGGGTAACCGGCCGGAGGGGCAAGCGCATGTCGCTTCGCAGTTCCCCCAGCGTTTACGCGGATGGACGCCCAGGAACCGATGTGCGAATCGAGGACGCGGTCGAGCCGTCCGAGCAGGGGATGAAGCTGCTGGAGGTCGGCACGGCGTACTTCCTGATGGTGCTGTTCGCCATCGGGTTCGTCGACCTCCTACTCGTTCTGGTGGAGTTGCTATTGAGCGGCGAGTTCACGGACCCGAACCAGGTGATCGACATCATCGACACCGTGCTCGTGTTGCTGATCATCGTCGAGATCCACCAGACGGTGGTCGCGTTCTCGCGCAACGAGCCGGTCGTCCGGATCGTCATCAGCGCGGCGCTGATCGCGATCACCCGGAAGGTCATCTCCTTCCGCCCCGGCGAGTACGCCAGCATCGACGACGCGTTCGTCGCGGCGTCCGCGTTCTCCCTCCTGCTCGCGGTGCTGGTCGCCGCGTACTTCGTCGTCCGGCGGGTGAACACCGGGGCGACGGTGCCGGACCCGTTGGCCGACGGAAACGACGCGGCGGGCCCCGGACGGGAGTCCGTCGGGGATTCGAACGAGGGCGGGTGAGCGGGGTCCGACCCCGTCGCCGGCGACGGGAGCCGCCAACGCTACCTCCGAGCGCGCCGGAGGAAGAGCCGTGTTGAACGCCGAGTTCCGCGACCGCGGGGTGTACCTTCGGGACGCGGACGCGCTCGTCGTCGCGGACCTCCACGTCGGCCGCGCGGCGGCCTCCGACGTGGCCTACCCGCTGGGCGAGGCGTCGGACCTGTCCGAGCGCCTCCGGTCGCTGCTCGATCGGTTCGGTCCGACGGAGGTCGTGATCGCCGGCGACGCGGTCCACCGGTTCGACCGCGTCCCGGTCGCCGACGAGCGGACGCTCTCAGAGCTCCTCGACGCCTGCCGGGACGCCGGCGCGCGACCCGTGTTCGTTCGTGGGAACCACGATACCGCTCTCGGCGACGTGGTCAGCGGCGATACGCCTCTCGGCGACACGACGCGCTCGGATACGTGGGACGGCCGTATCCACGACGCCTACGAACTCGACGCGAGCGTCCGGGACGCGCCGGTCGTCGTCCGGCACGGCCACGACGCGCCGCCGACCGAGGAGCCGGCCGGGCTGTACGTCGTCGGCCACGACCACCCGACGATCGACATCGAGGGCAAGCGTCGGCCCTGCTGGCTGTACGCAGAGCGCGCGTTCCGCGGCGCCGACGTGCTCGTGCTGCCGGCGTTCACCCGCCTCGCCGCCGGCGTCGAGGTGAACGACATGTCCGCCCGGGAGTTCCAGTCGCCGTTCGTCACCGACGCCGACGCGCTCCGCCCGATCGTCGCCCGTGCGGACGGCGACGCCGTGGAGTTCCCGCCGCTGGGCGAGTTCCGTCGGCTGCTGTGAGGGTCCGGTCGGAACCGTTGCGACTCGGGTCCCTCCGGTGCCGGATCGCTCCCGCCCCGCTCCGTCCCCGAGCGGCGTCGCTGCCGCTGCCGAAACGGCTACCCTGTTGCACCCAGACACGCCCGTATGAGCGACGCCGACGCCGGACACGACGCGGGCGAGGGGACAGACGCCGACGCGCCGGCGGACCCGATGGA
This genomic interval carries:
- a CDS encoding C-terminal binding protein — encoded protein: MSAADLIVVADDPKYDPDRIREVVDCRVRTADLSTPTAVREHAADADAVVVNVGVSVSADVLADLDLRVLARGAVGLDGIDVRAAADHGVQVVHVPEYCLEEVADHAVGLFTSLARGIPAYADRAEAGTWDWDPPYPIERLADCTVGLVSFGPIARRFADRVAPLVDEVVAADPYVDEDVLREHGVERVDFETLCRRADHLSVHAPLTEETRGMVDADVLDALPPHAVVVNTGRGGVVDEVALESALDAGDVAAAGLDVLETEPPGEDHPLFGREDVVVTSHVGWYSEQAKRDLNESLARDIRRAFRDEEPRGLVDPDADWL
- a CDS encoding DUF6663 family protein; the encoded protein is MTERDDDRDAVDPWAGDDDWAEAADDATGAAESNPGDASSDATDHGAGGDPDSDARSTATDTDSLGPRRYRVLDRTEGTLVFVDLDTPDPGPGPEPDEGFEPVRVAADDSADAVADAVAALEPGYVVTATLRWPDTAAGGDGGGDDTPLARVESLTVERESRYRFIDDAEPMFEAARDAWRDASAAGDGMGSRVTRDTDGEANGALYVFSEAGARDLFGEFRSGTTPLEPLVERVNDDLDDDPREVFVLRPPDGAFVAVYIAFERDGLLARTVRDTYR
- a CDS encoding phosphate-starvation-inducible PsiE family protein, translated to MRIEDAVEPSEQGMKLLEVGTAYFLMVLFAIGFVDLLLVLVELLLSGEFTDPNQVIDIIDTVLVLLIIVEIHQTVVAFSRNEPVVRIVISAALIAITRKVISFRPGEYASIDDAFVAASAFSLLLAVLVAAYFVVRRVNTGATVPDPLADGNDAAGPGRESVGDSNEGG
- a CDS encoding metallophosphoesterase; amino-acid sequence: MLNAEFRDRGVYLRDADALVVADLHVGRAAASDVAYPLGEASDLSERLRSLLDRFGPTEVVIAGDAVHRFDRVPVADERTLSELLDACRDAGARPVFVRGNHDTALGDVVSGDTPLGDTTRSDTWDGRIHDAYELDASVRDAPVVVRHGHDAPPTEEPAGLYVVGHDHPTIDIEGKRRPCWLYAERAFRGADVLVLPAFTRLAAGVEVNDMSAREFQSPFVTDADALRPIVARADGDAVEFPPLGEFRRLL